In Miscanthus floridulus cultivar M001 chromosome 5, ASM1932011v1, whole genome shotgun sequence, one genomic interval encodes:
- the LOC136454733 gene encoding uncharacterized protein, with the protein MAPCDGDADWCHVLGDFNFNLLLCSSSSSQHAMASSRSVYWSASVSRARASDLILTVQQARFASPDGSRSTFISSLLPDVRAGDCLPIAAAAPPGPGGHLQRCKSEVLEAPSGGAFAAADCFSSALMNLQREDHSFYMPVYSAASAPLPAVVGDPYCSDQLPPLPADGTLTSLDEALLLAPLGDIDLEAFDNSTEEQKPPLDKMVMIPPAVHHHPAAAGTRTPPIHGTTVGQNAGVVVYAHQKKAMAIDDDYCFRRGGASGVETAVVGHHDERRQAGSAVALVPLPPPQPLPPPSLPRPRPRRSGGDRSAPAGKTRLDHIGFDELRKYFYMPITRAAREMNVGLTVLKKRCRELGVARWPHRKMKSLKSLMANVQEMGNGMSPVAVQQELAALETYSALMEENPWIELTDRTKKLRQACFKESYKRRRAAAVSVMEMDHIYSFGQQHGHHHQLPPPTSSADDRHGQQSCRFFGY; encoded by the exons ATGGCGCCATGCGACGGCGACGCCGACTGGTGCCACGTGCTGGGGGACTTCAACTTCAACCTGCTGTTGTGTTCGTCGTCGTCCTCGCAGCACGCCATGGCCAGCAGCAGGTCAGTTTATTGGAGCGCCTCTGTATCTCGTGCACGCGCATCTGATTTAATTTTGACAGTCCAGCAGGCCAGGTTTGCTTCGCCTGACGGCTCTCGATCGACCTTCATCTCCTCGCTCCTTCCTGATGTCAGGGCGGGTGATTGTCTGCCgatcgccgccgctgctcctcccGGACCTGGTGGTCACCTGCAGAGATGCAAAAGCGAAGTCCTCGAAGCCCCTTCGGGTGGCGCGTTTGCTGCGGCCGACTGCTTCTCGTCGGCTCTGATGAACCTGCAGAG GGAGGACCACAGTTTCTACATGCCCGTGTACTCTGCGGCGTCTGCGCCACTGCCAGCAGTCGTCGGTGATCCGTACTGCTCCGACCAACTCCCACCCCTACCTGCCGACGGCACACTAACCAGCCTTGACGAGGCGCTCCTGCTGGCGCCGCTCGGCGACATTGATCTTGAGGCCTTCGACAATAGTACCGAAGAGCAGAAGCCTCCACTCGATAAAATGGTTATGATCCCGCCGGCGGTTCATCATCATCCCGCCGCCGCCGGGACGCGAACCCCACCAATCCACGGTACGACCGTTGGCCAAAATGCAGGTGTCGTCGTATATGCTCATCAGAAGAAGGCCATGGCCATCGACGACGACTACTGTTTCCGACGAGGAGGAGCCAGCGGTGTCGAGACGGCCGTCGTCGGGCATCATGACGAGCGTCGTCAAGCAGGCTCTGCCGTGGCGCTGgtcccgctgccgccgccgcagcctcttCCGCCGCCGTCACTGCCACGGCCGCGTCCAAGGAGGAGCGGCGGCGACCGGTCAGCTCCGGCGGGGAAGACGAGGCTGGACCACATCGGCTTCGACGAGCTGCGCAAGTACTTCTACATGCCCATCACCAGGGCGGCGAGGGAGATGAACGTCGGGCTCACCGTGCTCAAGAAGCGCTGCCGCGAGCTCGGCGTGGCGCGGTGGCCTCACCGGAAGATGAAGAGCCTCAAGTCCCTCATGGCCAACGTCCAG GAAATGGGGAACGGCATGTCCCCGGTGGCCGTGCAGCAGGAGCTCGCAGCGCTGGAGACGTACAGCGCGCTCATGGAGGAGAACCCCTGGATCGAGCTCACGGACCGGACCAAGAAGCTGCGGCAGGCGTGCTTCAAGGAGAGCTACAAGCGGAGGAGGGCGGCCGCAGTCAGCGTCATGGAGATGGATCACATCTACAGCTTTGGCCAGCAGCATGGTCATCACCACCAGCTGCCTCCGCCGACTAGCAGTGCTGATGACCGCCATGGCCAGCAGAGCTGCCGTTTCTTTGGCTACTGA